From a single Fulvivirga ulvae genomic region:
- a CDS encoding FMN-binding glutamate synthase family protein — MQYFVETDTEGRPVNRLFRSLVYTRAKKVTDTTPFGTQMDVYRVGYEWMDHSIYAINHADLDHEPRVLVGGKDCTKPYSASILNISAMSFGALSQNAVLAMNTGARIGNFAHNTGEGGVSPYHSQPGGDLIWQIGTGYFGCRTKEGTFCPDKFKLTATLDNVKMIEIKISQGAKPGHGGILPAVKNTPEIAAIRLVEPHTDVHSPPGHTAFKDAYGLLYFIKQLRELSGGKPVGFKLCIGKKSEFDNICKAMITTDIKPDFITIDGGEGGTGAAPIEFSNSLGMPLRDALIFVIDTLNGYDLKKDIKVIASGKVFSGFHIARLIAIGADMVNSARAMMMATGCIQALQCNTNTCPAGVATQSKTLMKGLVVKDKAQRVANFHHETVKSFTELMAATGVNSPSGLKREHINRRVAMNNVMKYNEIYPDVQEGELLNNYETVVG, encoded by the coding sequence ATGCAGTATTTTGTTGAAACGGATACCGAAGGCCGCCCGGTGAACAGGTTATTTCGCTCTCTGGTTTATACGCGTGCAAAGAAAGTAACTGACACCACGCCGTTCGGCACTCAAATGGACGTATACAGGGTGGGTTACGAATGGATGGATCATTCGATATACGCCATCAATCATGCCGATCTGGATCATGAGCCCCGGGTTTTGGTCGGGGGAAAGGACTGTACGAAGCCATATTCTGCCAGTATATTAAACATTTCTGCTATGAGCTTCGGAGCGCTAAGCCAAAATGCCGTATTGGCGATGAATACCGGAGCCAGAATAGGAAATTTTGCACACAATACAGGCGAAGGAGGGGTTAGCCCCTATCACTCCCAGCCAGGTGGTGATCTGATATGGCAGATCGGGACGGGTTACTTTGGATGCCGAACCAAAGAAGGCACATTTTGCCCGGACAAGTTCAAGCTTACTGCAACACTTGATAATGTAAAAATGATAGAAATAAAAATCTCACAAGGTGCCAAGCCCGGGCACGGTGGAATATTACCGGCTGTTAAAAATACCCCGGAGATTGCCGCCATCCGCCTGGTAGAGCCGCATACCGATGTCCACTCCCCTCCCGGGCATACTGCCTTTAAAGATGCTTATGGGCTATTGTATTTTATAAAACAACTGAGAGAGTTATCAGGAGGCAAGCCGGTTGGATTCAAATTGTGTATTGGTAAAAAATCAGAATTCGACAATATCTGTAAAGCCATGATCACTACAGACATTAAGCCCGACTTTATTACTATAGATGGCGGTGAAGGAGGAACAGGAGCCGCTCCTATAGAATTTTCAAATTCCCTTGGAATGCCGTTAAGAGATGCTCTAATTTTTGTCATTGATACGCTGAATGGCTATGACCTGAAAAAGGATATCAAGGTTATAGCATCAGGAAAAGTATTCAGTGGATTTCACATCGCCAGGTTAATTGCCATAGGAGCTGATATGGTCAACAGTGCACGGGCCATGATGATGGCCACAGGCTGTATACAGGCATTGCAATGTAACACCAACACATGTCCCGCCGGGGTAGCAACACAGAGTAAAACCTTAATGAAGGGGTTGGTAGTAAAGGATAAAGCACAACGGGTGGCCAATTTTCACCATGAGACTGTAAAAAGTTTTACTGAATTAATGGCTGCCACAGGAGTAAATTCGCCATCCGGCTTAAAACGTGAACACATCAACAGGCGGGTGGCCATGAATAACGTAATGAAGTACAATGAAATTTACCCTGATGTGCAGGAAGGTGAACTTTTGAATAATTATGAAACTGTGGTGGGTTAA
- a CDS encoding CHAT domain-containing protein: MRNVYIVVLCITFMTGTSEGFAQIGKLLKDKARNLTSGDGFDKLKDVASQKLDEARSNFDSTSFSYAISLNDNSGLYDVKEKGEVFLKAYTNLGKNETEKDEHEKARDLLDKGEGLYASGYYAMAEKVLLASKVKYEANELKSDINYPKVLSTLGLLYSTMGRYTTAEEYILEALELRKGSKSGHGASLNNLAVLYKETGKYNESEKLIKDASEELKIAHGRESMPYAITLNNEAMLYQAIGRYDQADVILQQAIDISANLQNEKSGNHQKFLTNQALLYQEMGKYEDAESSFKALIKLKERRFGKKHPDYAHMLNNLAALYMQMGKYDEVEPLLKEAIEIYERKFGKEHRLYAGAISDLGNFYRFKKDYEASKPLLTETLFIREKILGDKHPQYVQSKENLAILYWKMGDRGEAEKLYVASLDQSLTFINQYFPPMSEAEKTKYWDKLRPRFERFYSFVAEAPDDEGVLLLRAYNYNVATKGLLLKSTNKIKQKILSGSDEELKKLYLDWLDQKETLARLYSYSREELQEQNINRDSIEKVVNNNEKLLSQKSEVFSGEYAANSVEFKDVQQKLKPGEAALEFIRFRGFDNTFTDEVKYLVFAVTKEDAVPQKVLLENGGQLEGRYFKYYNNAIHQKLVDEYSYNQYWTPVEPLVKGVKQVYLSPDGIYNQLSLNTLRKPSGDYLMNDHDFHLIGSTRMLVERKPNNSTARSACLVGNPQYGGDITPLPGTKAEVASISKMLAGKSYKVTTLSDTKATETNFKAIKDAKILHVATHGYFLEDHQLKGSKVFGISTESARDNPLLRAGLLLTNAGNVVSGEANESLESKDNGILTAYEAMNMSLDKTDLVVLSACETAVGDVKAGEGVYGLQRAFLVAGANAIIMSLWKVDDNATQELMTKFYNIWLKTGNKQQAFKTAQIELKNKYKEPYYWGGFILIGS, translated from the coding sequence ATGAGAAACGTCTACATTGTAGTTTTATGTATAACCTTCATGACCGGTACCTCTGAAGGTTTCGCGCAAATAGGTAAGCTTTTAAAAGACAAGGCCAGGAACTTAACCTCGGGAGATGGATTTGATAAATTAAAGGATGTGGCCTCGCAGAAGCTGGATGAAGCCCGGAGTAATTTTGATTCTACCAGTTTTAGCTATGCTATTTCACTCAATGATAATTCAGGTCTGTACGATGTGAAGGAAAAAGGAGAGGTCTTTTTAAAAGCCTATACGAATCTGGGCAAAAATGAAACTGAAAAAGATGAGCACGAAAAAGCACGTGATTTATTAGACAAAGGGGAGGGGCTCTATGCCAGTGGCTATTATGCTATGGCAGAAAAAGTTTTGCTGGCTTCCAAAGTCAAATATGAAGCCAATGAGCTTAAAAGTGATATCAATTATCCCAAGGTACTCTCTACCCTGGGACTCTTATATAGTACAATGGGGCGCTATACAACAGCCGAAGAGTATATTTTAGAAGCCCTGGAATTAAGAAAAGGAAGTAAAAGTGGCCACGGAGCATCGTTAAACAACCTGGCCGTCCTTTATAAGGAAACAGGAAAATATAACGAATCGGAAAAACTCATTAAAGATGCCTCAGAGGAGTTGAAAATAGCTCACGGCAGGGAAAGCATGCCATATGCCATTACGCTGAATAACGAAGCCATGCTCTACCAGGCCATCGGCAGGTACGATCAGGCTGATGTAATACTCCAGCAAGCAATAGATATATCAGCGAATTTGCAAAATGAAAAATCGGGTAACCATCAAAAATTCCTAACAAATCAGGCCCTGCTTTATCAGGAAATGGGTAAGTATGAAGATGCTGAGAGTTCTTTCAAGGCGCTTATTAAGTTAAAAGAAAGGCGGTTTGGTAAAAAGCACCCCGATTACGCACATATGTTGAATAACCTTGCAGCCCTCTATATGCAGATGGGCAAATATGATGAGGTGGAGCCCCTGCTGAAGGAAGCTATTGAAATATACGAAAGAAAATTTGGTAAGGAGCACAGGCTTTATGCCGGTGCGATCAGTGACCTGGGAAATTTTTATCGTTTCAAGAAAGACTACGAAGCTTCAAAACCCTTACTGACCGAAACTCTATTCATACGTGAGAAAATACTGGGGGATAAACATCCGCAATATGTACAGTCGAAGGAAAATCTTGCTATTCTTTATTGGAAAATGGGTGACCGGGGAGAAGCGGAGAAGTTGTACGTTGCTTCGCTGGATCAGTCACTGACTTTTATCAACCAGTACTTTCCGCCCATGAGTGAGGCGGAGAAGACAAAGTACTGGGATAAACTCCGTCCCAGGTTTGAGAGGTTCTATTCTTTTGTAGCTGAGGCCCCTGATGACGAGGGTGTATTGCTTCTGCGTGCATACAATTATAACGTAGCTACAAAAGGTTTGCTGCTTAAATCAACCAATAAAATAAAGCAGAAAATACTCAGTGGCAGTGATGAGGAACTAAAGAAGTTGTACCTGGATTGGCTGGATCAGAAGGAAACACTGGCCAGGTTATATTCTTATTCGCGGGAAGAACTGCAAGAGCAGAATATCAACAGGGATTCGATTGAGAAAGTGGTAAATAACAATGAAAAGCTGCTGTCGCAGAAGTCAGAAGTGTTTTCAGGAGAGTATGCTGCAAACTCCGTGGAGTTTAAGGATGTACAGCAAAAATTGAAACCGGGAGAAGCAGCGCTTGAGTTTATCAGGTTCAGGGGGTTTGATAACACCTTTACTGATGAAGTCAAGTACCTTGTTTTTGCAGTTACCAAAGAAGATGCAGTACCCCAAAAAGTGCTGTTGGAAAATGGAGGCCAGCTTGAAGGGCGCTACTTTAAATATTATAATAATGCCATTCACCAAAAGCTGGTAGATGAATATTCCTATAACCAGTATTGGACTCCGGTTGAGCCTTTGGTGAAAGGAGTTAAGCAAGTTTACCTGTCGCCTGATGGTATTTACAATCAGTTAAGTCTCAATACGCTGCGAAAACCTTCCGGAGACTATTTAATGAACGACCACGATTTTCACCTCATTGGCAGCACCAGGATGCTTGTTGAGCGTAAACCAAATAACTCTACGGCCAGATCGGCCTGCCTTGTAGGAAATCCGCAGTATGGAGGTGATATAACACCATTGCCGGGAACCAAAGCAGAGGTAGCCAGTATCAGTAAAATGCTGGCGGGCAAAAGCTATAAAGTAACAACCTTAAGTGATACGAAAGCCACGGAAACTAACTTCAAGGCCATAAAAGATGCCAAAATACTTCATGTCGCTACACACGGTTATTTTTTGGAAGACCACCAGCTTAAGGGAAGCAAGGTTTTCGGAATTAGTACAGAAAGTGCCAGGGACAATCCTTTACTCCGGGCAGGTCTGCTTCTGACCAATGCCGGAAATGTGGTGAGCGGAGAAGCAAATGAAAGCCTTGAAAGCAAGGATAACGGAATACTTACTGCATATGAGGCGATGAATATGTCTTTGGATAAAACAGACCTTGTGGTACTGAGTGCCTGCGAAACAGCCGTAGGTGACGTTAAGGCCGGTGAAGGTGTATACGGCTTGCAAAGGGCATTCCTTGTTGCAGGTGCTAACGCTATCATTATGAGTCTTTGGAAAGTAGATGATAATGCTACTCAGGAGCTAATGACAAAATTCTACAACATCTGGCTTAAAACTGGCAACAAGCAGCAGGCCTTTAAAACTGCCCAGATTGAGTTGAAGAACAAATACAAAGAACCTTATTACTGGGGAGGATTTATTTTAATTGGAAGCTGA
- a CDS encoding lysophospholipid acyltransferase family protein encodes MKVLKQIASKIYVGWVLLVFTSFMLILLPIIIFPILLGEKYGNITYFGLRAWSWIFSKLNFIKYEVVNSKNVDRKKSYIYTSNHTSFLDVPGLCLGVPTQFRPLAKRELLKIPVFGLIVRVAAVIVDRSNTESRKKSVKKLKQVLGEGISILIFPEGTQNRTDQPLQPFYDGAFRIAVEAGAPIMPIVITNAGRLMPPNTLNIKPGKIKVIFGEEVDTSEYSLSELPFLKEKVFNEMKAIVERESENR; translated from the coding sequence ATGAAGGTACTTAAGCAAATAGCATCAAAAATATACGTAGGTTGGGTATTACTGGTTTTCACCTCTTTTATGCTCATACTCCTGCCAATTATTATTTTTCCTATTCTTTTAGGTGAAAAGTATGGAAACATAACTTATTTTGGTTTGAGGGCATGGTCATGGATTTTCAGTAAACTCAACTTTATTAAATATGAAGTAGTGAACTCAAAAAATGTTGACCGAAAGAAGTCTTACATTTATACCTCAAATCACACTTCCTTTTTGGATGTACCCGGCCTTTGCCTGGGAGTACCTACGCAGTTTCGCCCTCTGGCTAAAAGAGAACTGCTTAAAATACCAGTTTTTGGACTCATCGTACGTGTAGCTGCCGTTATAGTGGACAGATCCAATACAGAAAGCCGGAAGAAAAGTGTAAAGAAATTAAAACAGGTTTTGGGAGAGGGCATATCCATTCTAATATTTCCGGAGGGAACACAAAACAGGACAGACCAGCCTTTACAACCTTTTTATGATGGCGCTTTTAGAATAGCCGTTGAAGCGGGTGCTCCGATCATGCCCATTGTAATCACCAACGCGGGCAGGCTTATGCCTCCGAATACTTTGAATATTAAACCTGGAAAAATAAAGGTGATCTTTGGGGAAGAAGTAGATACCAGCGAATATTCCTTATCAGAACTCCCTTTTTTAAAGGAGAAGGTTTTCAATGAAATGAAAGCCATTGTGGAAAGAGAATCAGAAAACCGATAG
- a CDS encoding pirin family protein → METIIHKAETRGKANHGWLDTRHTFSFGSYNDPARTRFGALRVLNDDVVSAGAGFGIHPHNNMEIVSILLSGSLEHRDSMGNTTRVIRANEVQLMSAGNGVLHSEYNHSQEETVDFLQIWVLPKVKDVKPRYQQKLFDPAERVNRIQTIISPDKGSTLQINQDAYFSLGNLETGYEAKYKLHSNKNGVYIFVIEGEVDVAGEPLQRRDGIGIWEINEVSIRAMDNAELLLIEVPMVIEAHL, encoded by the coding sequence ATGGAAACAATAATACATAAAGCCGAAACCAGGGGAAAAGCCAATCACGGTTGGCTGGATACCCGCCACACCTTCAGTTTTGGAAGTTACAACGACCCTGCCAGAACAAGATTTGGGGCACTTCGTGTGTTAAATGATGATGTAGTATCGGCAGGCGCTGGTTTTGGGATACATCCTCACAATAACATGGAGATTGTTTCCATACTTCTTTCAGGAAGCCTGGAGCACCGCGACAGCATGGGTAATACTACACGGGTAATCCGTGCCAATGAAGTACAGCTTATGTCAGCGGGCAACGGAGTACTTCACTCCGAATACAACCATAGTCAGGAGGAAACCGTTGATTTTCTGCAAATATGGGTATTGCCTAAAGTGAAAGATGTAAAGCCCCGATATCAGCAGAAGCTTTTTGATCCGGCCGAACGTGTTAATAGAATCCAGACAATTATCAGCCCTGATAAGGGGAGTACACTCCAGATAAATCAGGATGCTTACTTTTCCCTTGGAAATTTAGAAACCGGTTATGAAGCAAAGTATAAATTGCATTCCAATAAAAATGGCGTATATATATTTGTAATTGAAGGTGAAGTGGATGTGGCAGGAGAACCGCTACAGCGCAGGGATGGCATAGGCATTTGGGAAATAAATGAGGTGTCCATAAGGGCAATGGACAATGCGGAGCTACTTCTGATTGAGGTGCCTATGGTGATTGAAGCCCACTTGTGA
- a CDS encoding pyruvate carboxylase: MSIQLKEIKKLMVANRGEIAIRILRATTELKIRTVTVYTYEDRYSLHRYKADEAYQIGADNDPLKPYLDIEELIAVAKRNGVDAIHPGYGFLSENVRFASRCREEGIIFIGPEPEVMNQLGDKVEAKKIAIKAKVPVIEDSQEDLTSTELALKEANRIGFPVMVKAAAGGGGRGMRVVRSADELSKAFEEAKKEAEKAFGDDTIFLEKYIDNPKHIEVQIMGDNYGNIVHLYERDCSVQRRFQKVVEIAPSVTLSQETRTKLYDYALSIAHHVNYNNVGTVEFLVDAQENIYFIEVNPRIQVEHTITEEITGIDIVRSQILIAKGYDLADPRIFIKSQEDVKCNGFAIQCRVTTEDPTNNFKPDYGTIIAYRSANGFGIRLDAGNCYAGVTISPFFDSLLVKVSSWGRTLKGASERLERALSEFRVRGVKTNIGFLQNVISNSTFYSGEATVNFIADHPELFDVPRRLNRGTKLLNYLGNLAVNGNPDVKSMDTSKVFREPKIPQFDRLGGYPEGTKDKLTALGREGFAEWLRNEKKIHFTDTTFRDAHQSLLATRVRTLDMLRVAEGFAKNHPDIFSMEVWGGATFDVCMRFLHENPWDRLKLLRKAMPNILLQMLLRGSNGVGYKAYPDNLIEKFIEKSAETGIDIFRIFDSLNWVEAMKVSIRTVRERTNSLAEACICYTGDLYNENTKYNLQYYLDLARQLEDEGAHILAIKDMAGLLKPRSARLLITELKKATDLPIHLHTHDTSSIQCATYFEAINAGVDVVDVAISSMSGLTSQPNFNSIVAGLEGHEREPGFDLKSLNKYANYWEDVREFYYPFESELKAGTAEVYEHEIPGGQYSNLRPQARGLGLEDKFSKIKENYAAVNDLFGDLVKVTPSSKVVGDMAMFMTSNNLTPEDIMTKGHTLSFPESVVSLFKGELGQPPGGFPKELSDIILRGEKPFTDRPNAHLEPVDFDKEFKEFQKEFDPYCDELDFLSYKLYPKVFKGLYDHWQSYGEVWRLPTLSFFYGLKNDEEIFVEIGKGKAIIIKKLYKSVPDENGICKVYFEMNGQTRVLEVKDKGFKSDKVAYAKASGEKQIGAPLMGKIAEVKVKEGEEVKENAPLFVIEAMKMETSISAPFEGKIKKIHIPAGEMVEQDDMIIEME, encoded by the coding sequence ATGAGTATCCAATTAAAGGAGATTAAAAAATTAATGGTGGCCAATCGAGGAGAGATTGCCATCAGAATTTTAAGAGCAACTACAGAACTTAAGATCAGGACAGTTACAGTTTATACCTACGAAGACAGGTATTCCCTGCACAGGTACAAGGCTGATGAGGCCTACCAGATAGGAGCCGATAACGATCCTTTAAAACCTTATTTGGACATTGAAGAACTTATTGCTGTTGCCAAGCGCAACGGAGTAGATGCCATACATCCCGGTTATGGATTCCTTTCGGAGAATGTACGATTTGCCAGCAGGTGCAGAGAGGAGGGTATAATATTCATAGGGCCGGAGCCGGAAGTGATGAACCAGCTCGGGGATAAGGTAGAAGCTAAGAAAATTGCCATCAAGGCCAAAGTACCTGTTATTGAAGATAGCCAGGAGGATCTGACTTCTACTGAGCTTGCTTTAAAAGAAGCCAACAGGATAGGCTTCCCCGTTATGGTAAAGGCCGCAGCCGGAGGTGGAGGCAGAGGTATGCGTGTCGTTAGAAGTGCTGACGAGCTAAGTAAAGCATTTGAAGAGGCAAAAAAAGAGGCCGAAAAAGCATTTGGTGATGATACCATATTCCTTGAAAAATATATAGATAATCCCAAACATATAGAAGTGCAGATCATGGGTGATAACTATGGAAACATAGTTCATCTTTATGAGAGGGATTGCTCCGTACAACGAAGATTCCAGAAAGTGGTTGAGATTGCACCGAGTGTTACGCTTAGCCAGGAAACGAGGACCAAGTTATATGACTATGCTCTTTCCATAGCCCACCATGTTAACTATAATAACGTGGGTACGGTTGAATTTCTGGTTGACGCCCAGGAAAATATTTATTTTATAGAAGTAAACCCGAGGATCCAGGTAGAGCATACCATTACTGAAGAGATAACCGGTATTGACATAGTACGTTCGCAAATATTGATTGCAAAGGGCTATGATCTGGCTGACCCTCGTATTTTTATAAAGAGCCAGGAAGATGTGAAATGTAACGGTTTTGCTATTCAATGTCGGGTTACAACAGAAGACCCGACCAACAATTTCAAGCCTGACTATGGCACTATAATCGCCTATAGAAGTGCTAATGGTTTCGGTATCAGGCTTGATGCCGGTAACTGTTATGCCGGTGTTACCATATCTCCGTTTTTCGATTCGTTACTGGTAAAAGTATCTTCGTGGGGCCGTACCCTTAAAGGAGCTTCCGAGCGTCTGGAGCGGGCTTTGAGTGAGTTTAGGGTCAGGGGTGTTAAAACTAACATCGGTTTTCTTCAAAATGTAATTTCAAATTCAACCTTTTACTCAGGCGAGGCTACTGTTAACTTTATTGCCGATCATCCTGAGCTTTTTGATGTTCCCAGAAGGTTAAACAGAGGTACCAAATTGCTTAACTATCTTGGCAACCTGGCGGTTAATGGCAATCCTGATGTTAAGAGTATGGATACATCAAAGGTGTTCCGTGAACCAAAAATACCTCAGTTTGATCGTCTTGGAGGTTATCCTGAAGGCACAAAAGATAAGCTGACGGCGCTGGGAAGGGAAGGTTTTGCCGAATGGCTTCGCAATGAAAAGAAAATCCACTTTACGGATACTACCTTTCGGGATGCACATCAGTCCCTGTTGGCCACAAGGGTGAGGACCCTGGACATGCTGCGCGTAGCAGAAGGGTTTGCCAAGAATCATCCTGACATTTTCTCTATGGAAGTGTGGGGAGGGGCTACCTTTGACGTTTGTATGAGGTTTCTTCATGAAAACCCATGGGACAGGCTAAAACTTTTACGAAAAGCGATGCCTAATATCCTTTTGCAAATGTTGCTGAGAGGTTCAAACGGGGTAGGATACAAGGCATATCCTGATAATCTCATCGAGAAATTTATAGAAAAATCTGCCGAAACGGGTATAGATATATTCAGAATATTTGATTCGTTGAACTGGGTGGAGGCCATGAAGGTGAGTATAAGAACAGTTCGTGAGCGTACTAACTCGTTGGCAGAAGCTTGCATCTGCTATACAGGAGACCTTTATAACGAAAATACCAAGTATAACTTACAGTACTATCTCGACCTTGCCAGGCAACTGGAAGATGAAGGTGCCCACATTTTGGCTATCAAAGATATGGCAGGCCTGCTGAAGCCGAGAAGTGCACGATTGCTGATTACAGAACTTAAGAAAGCCACAGACCTTCCTATACACCTGCATACCCATGATACCTCAAGTATTCAGTGTGCTACATACTTCGAGGCTATCAATGCCGGGGTTGATGTGGTTGATGTGGCTATCAGCTCTATGTCAGGACTTACCTCGCAGCCTAACTTTAACTCTATTGTGGCCGGACTGGAAGGGCACGAGCGCGAACCTGGGTTTGACCTGAAGTCACTGAATAAGTACGCAAACTATTGGGAGGATGTAAGAGAATTTTATTATCCGTTTGAATCCGAGCTTAAAGCCGGTACGGCAGAAGTTTACGAGCATGAGATCCCCGGAGGTCAGTATTCCAACCTTAGACCACAGGCCAGAGGCTTGGGGTTGGAGGATAAGTTTTCAAAAATAAAGGAAAATTATGCTGCGGTAAATGATCTTTTTGGCGATCTTGTAAAGGTTACACCATCCTCAAAAGTAGTGGGGGATATGGCCATGTTTATGACATCCAATAACCTTACTCCCGAGGATATTATGACTAAAGGGCATACGCTATCGTTTCCTGAGTCGGTGGTAAGCTTGTTTAAGGGTGAGTTGGGGCAGCCTCCGGGCGGGTTCCCGAAAGAGTTGTCGGATATTATTTTAAGAGGGGAAAAGCCCTTTACCGACAGGCCTAATGCTCACCTGGAACCGGTAGATTTTGATAAGGAGTTTAAAGAATTTCAAAAGGAATTTGACCCTTACTGTGATGAACTGGACTTCCTATCGTATAAGCTATACCCCAAAGTATTTAAAGGCTTATACGATCATTGGCAGAGCTATGGAGAGGTATGGAGATTACCTACGTTGTCATTCTTCTACGGACTTAAGAATGATGAAGAGATTTTTGTGGAAATAGGCAAAGGTAAGGCTATCATCATCAAAAAGCTTTATAAATCTGTTCCTGATGAGAATGGTATTTGCAAAGTTTATTTTGAAATGAACGGTCAGACCCGAGTATTGGAAGTTAAGGATAAAGGCTTTAAGTCCGACAAGGTGGCCTACGCTAAAGCTTCAGGTGAAAAGCAGATTGGTGCGCCATTAATGGGCAAAATAGCTGAGGTGAAAGTTAAGGAAGGTGAAGAGGTAAAGGAAAATGCCCCGCTTTTTGTTATCGAGGCCATGAAAATGGAGACTTCAATAAGCGCACCGTTTGAAGGTAAGATTAAGAAAATCCATATCCCTGCCGGTGAAATGGTCGAGCAGGATGATATGATAATAGAGATGGAGTAA
- a CDS encoding heme-binding domain-containing protein encodes MKYFFLILLAIFIIIQFFRIDRSVPEYKKANDFIAIEEPPEAVAHILVKACYDCHSNQTVYPWYSEIAPVSWWVAGHIERGREHLNYSTWGEQPLKRKKHKLEDMIEEVEEGEMPLPSYTLAHWKASLTAEEKTALINWLRKVNFDL; translated from the coding sequence ATGAAGTATTTTTTCCTGATTCTTTTGGCAATTTTTATTATTATCCAATTTTTCAGGATAGATAGGTCTGTACCCGAATACAAAAAAGCCAACGACTTTATTGCGATTGAGGAACCCCCGGAAGCTGTGGCTCATATTCTTGTAAAGGCATGCTATGACTGTCATTCCAACCAAACGGTTTATCCTTGGTATTCGGAAATAGCACCGGTTTCCTGGTGGGTGGCAGGCCATATTGAGAGAGGTCGTGAGCACCTTAACTATTCAACCTGGGGTGAACAGCCACTGAAACGCAAGAAGCATAAACTGGAGGATATGATAGAAGAAGTAGAAGAAGGTGAAATGCCACTGCCCAGTTATACACTGGCACATTGGAAAGCCAGCTTAACAGCCGAAGAAAAGACGGCACTGATAAACTGGCTTAGAAAGGTTAATTTCGATTTATGA
- a CDS encoding head GIN domain-containing protein produces the protein MNLSLKLVTAIMSGIITLGMSGCYVDFNDDGFCERGRGSIRTTTRDLPSFTGISNSMNADIYIRKGNNFEVSVQSNHNIVNDILTDVSGEQLYIETRKCLKDHNTTITVTTPSLRSIANFGSGSIHSADIWVTNNMKLSISGSGEVEMPVDCDDLDVTLTGSGRFELSGYTEHLRSVISGSGNVNAFALHTSTCNVTISGSGDSFLHVDETLTGTISGSGNVYYRGFPAIDVAVSGSGRVINRN, from the coding sequence ATGAATTTAAGTCTGAAGTTAGTAACTGCTATAATGTCTGGGATAATAACACTCGGCATGTCCGGATGTTATGTTGATTTTAACGATGATGGCTTTTGCGAAAGGGGACGCGGAAGTATAAGAACGACCACCCGGGATTTACCCTCATTCACTGGTATTAGCAATTCGATGAACGCTGATATTTATATCAGGAAGGGCAATAATTTTGAAGTTTCCGTACAGTCAAACCATAATATTGTTAATGATATTTTAACAGATGTAAGTGGTGAGCAACTTTATATAGAAACAAGAAAGTGCCTTAAGGATCATAATACCACCATTACAGTTACCACTCCCAGTTTACGATCCATTGCCAACTTTGGCTCGGGTAGCATACACAGTGCTGATATTTGGGTGACCAACAACATGAAGTTGTCAATTTCAGGTTCCGGTGAGGTTGAAATGCCTGTTGATTGCGACGATCTGGACGTTACATTAACCGGATCAGGAAGGTTTGAGCTTTCCGGGTATACAGAGCACCTCCGGTCGGTGATTTCAGGATCGGGAAATGTCAATGCTTTTGCGCTCCATACAAGCACCTGCAATGTGACAATCTCAGGGTCAGGGGATAGTTTTCTCCATGTAGACGAAACCCTCACGGGCACCATCTCAGGAAGTGGCAATGTATATTATCGCGGGTTTCCTGCTATCGATGTGGCAGTTTCAGGAAGTGGCCGGGTCATAAATCGAAATTAA